ACCGAGGACATGGCAGAGGGGCGGCCCTGCCTCTCGTAGGCATCCGGCGTCTTGAAGAGCTCCAGAAGCTTCAGCAGCTCCTTCCGGAGCATGTCCACCATGGGGTCAGCGATGCGCTCCAGCGCTTTCAGCGCCTCTGCCAGTATGCTCCGCGCGTCCTCCAAATTGTCGCCGTCCGCCTTCTCCATGGCCGCCTTGATAGAGTCAGCGTGCTGCCGCCGGGCCACCTCAGCCTGCACTTGCCGCGGTGGCGCGACGGCTGCTCTTCTGCTGCGGCGTATGGTAATCCGCTCGGGGTTTGAGGTGACCTGCTGGCCCGCGAAGCTGAACCTGTACCGTACGTCGGCGACGTTGGCGTTGTACGGGCGGAACGCGGTGTGGTCCTTGAGCGCGAGCTCGACGATGACCTTCCGCGCCTCCATGCAGTACAGGGTGCCAAACCTGACGGTGacggagttggaggaggagccgcCTGTGCCTGTGGCGGTGCCCATGTCCACAGGGTAGGAACCGGCGTCCACCTTGCTAATGGTGGCCTCGTCCAGGAACGACGTGACGGTGAGCTCCAGGTcctgggcgatgatggtgacaAGGCCGGCCAGGACCTGGGAGAAGGTCTCGGAGAGGTTGGTGGGTCTGTCGCTCTCGTCGTCCACGAAGTTGTACACCCCGCCGAGGCTCTTCTTCGCGATCGCGTCCATCAGCGTGGTGTCGTGGCCGGAGCTGAAGCCGAAGGTGTGGACGGGCACGTCGCCGGGCTCGACCTTCCTGGCGTCGCCCTCGTTCTGCCCGCCGTCGGACATGAGCATGATGTTGGCGGCGCGGCCGGTGGAGAACCTGCGCTCCCTGAGGACGTCGAGGCCGGTCTCGAGGCCCGCCTGGATGTTGGTGGCGCCGCGGGGCTCGAGGCTGCCAACGAGGGCGTCGAGCTCAGCATGGGCGGCCTCGGTGGCGCAGCGCAGAGGGCACACGCGGGCGACCTCGTGGTCGAATCGGACGATGCTGAGGCGGTCATGGTTGGTGAGCTTCCGGGTGATGAAGCGGAGTGCTTTCTTCGCATTCTCGAGCTTGCCTCCACGCTCCATGCTTCCACTGACGTCAATGACGGCGACGAGGTCCAGCGGTGCTCTAGAGGCGGCGGAGGAGACGCCCTTGAGTTCGAGCACCACCTTCTGGTCGTTGGGGGAGAGTGGCGCCTTTGGGTTGTGGTACTTGGTGAGCTGCACTTGTTGCTGCATCGGCCTCGCCGGCCCAGGCTTCGCCGGAGGAGGCTCTTCATCATCATTGAACGCCATTTTTGCAGGGTTCTAACTTCTATAACCAGGGCCAGACAAACACGATTTGTCTAGCTAGTCTAGAGGTGAACACGGAATATATATGTACAATGACAATCTATCGCACGCACAGACTGAGCACGGGCTGTTTGCACTCTTTTTATAGGCTGTTTGCACGATGGAACACATGGACATGGCCATCACCCCATCTTGGCCTAATGGACTTAGCTGCCTGTAGCCTCAGTCCaatccaaattatagttcactttagaTCTATTTTAAATCAAACTTTTCTAAATTTTatcaagtttataaaaaaatactCCAATGtctacaacatcaaattagttttgTTAAATTTCCTATCACTACTACATAAGCAAATTTCAAAGGCATCGTGATTTTTCTTCATAAAGGTTCTTATTTTTATCCATCGGTTCCCAGATCACGAGCTGTCTCTGAAATATATTTCTAGAGATAGCTAGTGTTATAGACTGCCTCTACAATTAGCTTCGTTATTTAAGGCTGACATTAACACCATCCGCCTCTAGAAATGCCCATTTCTAAATACAATTTTGCAGTCAATCCATGGCATGGGCATTACTTCAAAATTGAGGCAATGCATGCGCTTGTATGTGCAGACCCACCTTATTCTTTCTTATCTCTTCAATTCTCTCTTTTATCTCTTTCCTTCCGCCTTATCTCTTCACGTTCTTCTCCCTGGCTTGAGCGAGATTTCAAAAGGCAACGCGAACggtgccggtcctaggattttaAGGGCCTCTGCGATCTCGTCGCAACGGTCCCTCTTGACcatatataaaatcttataatatataggcgcAAATTTTACTTGCAAAGCGAAAgcattcaataacatatttttaatttaacatgtctgataattatcgaggaacaatgtagattaagtaatatatttgtagatgtatgataattatcgagaaacaatgtagattaaaaaaagcaatatattcattttcttttctcacccatgacaaatgtttcttaggtaacattttaaaattctaacacctaaattagaagaacAATATaactatatgggtacaaagtactagacgtctgcaatactatacaaataattaatttggattaaaaataaaaaggaaaaaataccttGGGCCCAAACAACTGATTggtgatcgcaattcataagaagccaagaatcaagatgttATCGTCGTGGAGCCCTATCTGGTCGCCGTCCTCGTGTGCCGTGTCCGTGTCTctggtagtctagctcttcgcggcggcgcggctcgccaaCTCCGCGTGTGTAAGGTGCACGTCGCGGGCTCACAATCAGAGTGTGCTgggtgcagcgtgactcctcgcctcctctctacacGGTGGCCGTGGGGAAAAGAAACTAGGAAAGAAATGTCGATGTTGCCTTTTTGGGCCGCTTGaccagttctatgtctctcttctcattagtttgctaaTAACTAATGGACTATGGGACCTAAGGGTTTGTATACCTAGGCTTGGGCCCCTCTTCCGCTTGGGCCCTcggccctcggccgtcgcacctcgtaCCCTACCCCTAGGGTCGGCACTGAACGCGAAGGGCACAACCAATAATAATGGTGTGGGCACAGGATCGAAGGCACGGGCTCAGCTCTGGCACTGTGACCTCAGATGCATGGTACCGGGGACCTGGCTCAGAGACCTCATCGTCCCGAAGATAGCCCTAGCTCAGGAGTGGCGGCACAGGCCCAACAATGGTAGGCTTAGCGCACGTGTGCGCACAATGGTGTTGGCACAACCACACGTACTGTCGTGATCGCCACATTGCACGTGGTGGTGCTTCGACGCATTGTTGTGGCGGGACAACAATGGTCACGATGGATGGGCACAGACCACGATGTCAATTTTTTTGGGGGTTTTCTAATCCATTTATGGAGGAGGTGCATGTTTTTAAGCCGCCTTTAAGATTTGAGTTCTACTCCGTAGGAGCGAGTGTTACTTCTAGTCACTCTTAGAAATAAATTTATAGGTTTGGTTTTTTGACTACCTCAACAAACCATCTATTTTTAGATACCTATAATGCATCCAGTAGTATAGAAATGGTTTCGAATAGTGGCACATTTTGGATCTTTATATAGACGATTCATGTAATACAACCACCTCTGTTAGTTAATTTCAGAGGTGGCCAAGTAAAATAAATCACATATACAaatatttaaaaaattcaaatgttTCCCGTCATAttagtgttggtatttcttaacgtaaACAGAAATGATCCGTAAGtgcacggaattaccgttgtagcacttcacccggaagtattcagggtatcgtattttccacaggaACGGAGGTACTCTTttagctagttcatccaaggacaacaaaaGAGTAGATTTGGTAAAGGTTGAGATGGATTTATATGACTTTAAGGTCTATGGATAGATAAACTTCACTTCTACTCGCTTGGGCATCTGAGAACACCTGGTTTGCCAAGCGTTGCTTGCCTGTAGCTCTACGCCAAACCctaacgtgggggattacaagggacggacaatactgtcaccacctgccgcctacctgAAGCGAcccaatttccgcgaaggaaaatccacagagtcgaagtgtaataagaccattgtagatcatattacccaaatttccagtcgaataccacatccatacaacgataaaatcagagtacaaatagtgcggaattacataatttattacatcgccgcattggcggaatcaaaagtagcattcattcagaacagcttgaagataagatcgccaaacttgagcgtaggcacgaacccctcaaccgtcaaactcctcggagctatactccttagcagaacctgtgtgccaaaatttatcagtacgatttgtactggccacccccaccctatgagcattgctttgtggaaattggatgcaggttggatataatcaaaaggaatctataaggctggggtttcctaagcaatagcatatcaattatataataatagttgttcaagttttaacaccattcccacacacattctacCCCATTTCCATCTAGAGCcaagtttcgatcctgggatcgattcaccaccatctccacaccatcaccataccatcgctcagtcgataggccaactccctctcggcactgtctcaaggcccgtagcccctggctacgaccgacactctctcacgggggaagaagacaaggactcatctcactatctagtttaagagaaacccaggaaaggtccatagccgacaagtcggcacatgtatcgatcgatcaaccatacactctgcagaggttttacataaccacaagatccgccttcttcGCTgatcgtcgtcaactgggctgattccggccgcttgctagcctagaataatgccactctaccatttagccctggtacaccccaagtctagtctggggtggctaaaactgtgagtcatgagccgggtccacaaggtctctatgaagtctcggaagggtgtgggggaaatcctccacgccccgtacctccttacattatctgctatcaacctagcagtagtggcaatatcttaccaagtagtctggctgtcccgcaccatatagggcgagtggtacgtaaggcttcccggtgaatctgagtactagtaagtccttagggatgaccaagccagaatgtcttcatcagggtttccatttaccgtgccaccatagcacctccatcccgggctcctcccatcataggttcacacccaggaccaccttatataccatttacccaccacaggtatccatttccaggggtgcccaggtagcaacccatggcaagacttgccccaggctcgtcgtatactccaacttggtcgacacaaccctcaccctccacgcacccaagtcacacacacagcactctccccacagtctagataactccagtttccaccatgcaacagtgtagtacaagcgtagtagaagtaataagcaatgaaatatagcagcaagcgtgtgtctagcctaatagcagggtgagcaggggtaaggttgcgtcaaggtaaaggccatcaagaaagcatactaccatgcaagtcctatcatagtgattATAACAatgaagtaaagcaatagcagctctcaattagccatgcgtaataggtgctacgagattgggtgggatgtggcaccttcagtgtagtcgtctccgtactcctcacggcactcacgatcctcatccgtccggttctcctccgagtctgcaaacgatcgcattatagtcgcgttagcgacgtctatagaatagcacaaagaagcaatggaaattcaaatgagccaaatgcactcaaacatgggttcattgcgtagagcttgattttagatgaattttggtcctagtttcatatttttctgaggtcgtatgaattagttatgaatttccgaagattaaatcatttctgaaaataaaaaaggctgaattaatcctgggctgacacgtgtcacgctgtgactggtccacgtggcacgctgacatcagcatgacgttaactacgtcatcagctactgacaggtggggtccgcatggcggtgtcactggcatgtggccccggtcaacggtcaacgttcgtccggtcaatggtcaatacaggccgggtccaaactgggccggttggtgcCTAGATATGGGCTAGGCTTTGCCTGCCACGTGGtgcgcgctggtgcggccacgttGTCTttctgggccactaacgggccatgatccacgggcgcaggtgaggcgcggttcatggtgaacccgcctacgttggtccatagaccgcagagccggtctatgagggacttggtccacttactccttcccagggtttggttcacgtgcacaaCGTGGTCATggttggagctcggcggagctactcaggacgtggtcggcgtagtcatggtcggcgaggtcgtggtcggagctgctcaggatgtggtcgacgtagtcgtggtcggcgaggtcgtggtcggagctgctcggcggagctgctcgggatgtggtcgatgtAGTCATGGTTGGCGAGGTCGTGGTTGGCGAGGTCGTGGTTGGCGAGGGGGAAAATCCCCTGCTTCTTCCCCGacgtgctcccgccggtggtgaaGTCACCGGCGAGCTTCTCGGGCAGTACTGGTGCGCAATTAAGGTAGGCAATAGTTTTCCCATGCCTCGGTGAGTGCAgcagtggggtcaaggtggcggctgggGCTTCATAGGGTCCCGGCCATGGTGAACGACGGCGTGGGTTCATCggtgtgcatggacagggctgcagtggtagcgagagcccagttggagaaGCGTGTGAGCTCCCCGGTGCTTCTATGGCCATGGTGGGTGTGTTgacggagctcctggtgctcccagtggctccggccatggtggtgggggcaaaacagaggcggtggtgttctgacgaggtgcggtgcggcaacgcagggctccggtgggcttcttcttcggctaaggtgagcgcggtgtgactctcgtcatggctggggtcctccttttggctgatggcagcgtgcACGAcgcgtcctgggtctcggcaagcgtggccatggcggtctctctagctaactagttgggctaggccggagctcgaagcttcagcaaggttccgatcatggcggtgcacgttccatttggctagggaggtagtctcagcaagatggcttacCGCAGGGTtcatggcggtaggatggcggcGCAGTGGCAAGGCGAGGCCGTGATgtggcgatgcagtgccgtgccgagcagctacgtcgctgcaGCTGATCAgggcggcgctcctggctccAGCGAGGTCCTCCCTGGAGCGGCTTCCTTCTccgccttgcttctccctcctctctctctctcggcttgacgcggtggggtgctgtgccaccagtggCAGTGGCGAACGGCTGAGGGTTAAGGCTCACAGACGTTGGCTTTATagtcgagctccaagggctccaatggcggacggcgattgggcggtggtgatacgtgcggcgcatccgacggctTGCGCGCGGTAGCGTAGGTGCGgtgcaagggggaacaaggtcatgcaatttgcgtgaccctgggcccgcgCCTACCACACTGGTCGGACCCCGGTCACGTGGTGGAGAATGCgtgggcgagaggaagaagacgcTATTGTGCTGACGAGCGGGGTTgggtcgtcaggcgcttggcATGATGTGGCTGCGTGCTGCACGTGATGGCTGACGAGCGGGCTCGGCTTGTCAGCGACTATGCCCATGCGGGCGGcgatgctgggccggcttcgtaGGCTACACGCGTGAAAGGGCAGGCGGGCTGGTTTGcaaagccgagcaggcctgggctgctgctgctccctcttctttcctttctcttttatttgttgccaatttggttagggtttatcataaatatttagtaagttagttaaacatcacataatggcaaaagaatccaaatcacatgtgggtctaaggatgcatatatgatttatttatttaggaatttaattacacgtgtggcataaaaccaaactatgcttatgattttgacctagttgggtcacatccattccaaaactagggttgggcttctacatatgtcactcaacatcacatagggctaacacaaaaaattttgtagttgtgatttttggtgtgtggatttttgggttgttacactacccctcaaccatggggcacgaggcaaacaaaggtagactctagcctagacaccacatctacgctatcgactactactctagcgtcatATAGGGTTATCTGTCTCTTTCAaaagccctctactagagtatctgcTACAAGAGCGGACGATGAACCATCAAACAAGTAAAAGTAAAACTTAACTATTCAATGGACTTATAACCACAAGAATCACGGACACTTACTTAGCGGGAGAACCCATTGAGGTACAAGTGTTCGTCGAGATACAAGCTCAGGGAGGCTGCCAACAGGTTTGGCGCTTCCCCGTACTCTCCCTTATATCTCTCCCTACTACACAACTCTAGCTAGCTAGGGTCTAAGCCCTTGGAGTGATGCTCTTATTTCTCTAGTGGTGTAGCTCTTCTCCTTGGTGTGTTGTTGAAATGAGGAGGGgggagcctccttttataggtggagaggaggggttgATTCCTTGGAATATGCTTGATCCCCTCATtagtcactacaccacaacaccaagattagcgatggatggtctgacgctaaaagcggctacagcgacagacaatctgacgctaaaaagttatagcgacagacttctACAGATGTTGTAAGTCCTatcgctaaaaatctttagcgtcagaccGTACTTTTAGCGATAGACAGTCTGCTGCCCTGAATATTTATAGCGACAGATAGTCCATTGCTAGTTTTTAGCGACAGATGCTCTGTTATCAAGCATATACCGACAGATCATCCAATAGTCCATATGTTTATAGCGACATATTGTTCAAGGACACCATAAATATACAAAAAAAACGATGAGAAAACATTTATGACATATCAAACCCAGATTCAAGCTTAATATAGTCTCCACGTCACATGAAGGTACacaaacacatatatatcacatggaGGTCAATATTTATTACATCTAATTTGTTTTGTATGCCATATGAGTGTAAGTCATTCAGCAAAGTCAAACATAAAAAAAATTACATGAATGCACACCTCAACAGAAAATAATACTTTTGGTACAGGTTTGCAAGGCAAGGAGACATGCCGGTTGCAGCCCAAACGACTTGTGGTACAGGTTTGCTGAAACTTGAGAGGATCCATCTCCAGTTGCCCTCTACATAAAAAAAGAAATGACTAGTGACTAATGCTCAGATTTCCAATGAAAAATATCAAACCATCTCCACTCAATACTTTTAGGGACATAACAAATTCAGAATGGCAGATGAATCATGAAAGATGGAAACAAGAGTTATAttcatgtttattgcatatatatagtaaactAATACTTGTAGCAACATAACAAGTTCAgaa
This sequence is a window from Miscanthus floridulus cultivar M001 chromosome 10, ASM1932011v1, whole genome shotgun sequence. Protein-coding genes within it:
- the LOC136488975 gene encoding uncharacterized protein, giving the protein MAFNDDEEPPPAKPGPARPMQQQVQLTKYHNPKAPLSPNDQKVVLELKGVSSAASRAPLDLVAVIDVSGSMERGGKLENAKKALRFITRKLTNHDRLSIVRFDHEVARVCPLRCATEAAHAELDALVGSLEPRGATNIQAGLETGLDVLRERRFSTGRAANIMLMSDGGQNEGDARKVEPGDVPVHTFGFSSGHDTTLMDAIAKKSLGGVYNFVDDESDRPTNLSETFSQVLAGLVTIIAQDLELTVTSFLDEATISKVDAGSYPVDMGTATGTGGSSSNSVTVRFGTLYCMEARKVIVELALKDHTAFRPYNANVADVRYRFSFAGQQVTSNPERITIRRSRRAAVAPPRQVQAEVARRQHADSIKAAMEKADGDNLEDARSILAEALKALERIADPMVDMLRKELLKLLELFKTPDAYERQGRPSAMSSVASHDRQRFTARGDAEDIRIFATRRMDTYLGQAKQPDDKPIPSADDDVQEEPPEVPQAQDMPAAPMAGKRTLAVALRLVTVVLSLLAFSIMASTRTSAWNAGRYEPYRYAVGVNVVVCFYSIVQAFAVIRPLIWPSSMSRSTSTYFSCCSLFFDQVLAYLLVSASSAAASRNHQWVSRFGTDQFSSKINIAVWFSFLGFLALSANALISMANLFSRI